A region of the Thioploca ingrica genome:
CAGGTATTAATGCGGGTCCTAATTTAGGTGACGATGTGATTTATTCTGGTACCGTTGCAGCGGCGATGGAAGGACGTTTTCTCGGGTTACCGGCTTTAGCCGTTTCTTTAGCCGGTTCTAAGAAACTACGCTATTATCAAACCGCCGCTCAAGTCGTAAAAATCTTATTAGCGCGCTTGCAAACGGATAACTTACCTTTACCGGTTGACACTATCCTGAATATTAATGTTCCCGACTGTCCTTGGGAATCTTTAAGAGGAATGCAAGTTACTCGCTTAGGTAGTCGTCACTGTTCAACCCCGGCGATAAAAAGTGAAGATCCACATGGTAATCCAATTTATTGGGTTGGTTCTTCTGGTCCAGAACAAGATGCCGGGCCTGGCACTGATTTTTATGCAGTTAATCAATCCTTTGTTTCTATAACGCCGCTTCATGTCGATTTAACT
Encoded here:
- a CDS encoding survival protein SurE, producing the protein MKILVSNDDGYQAPGIICLAETLQQFAQVTVVAPDRNRSGASNSLTLEYPLRPRQADNGFIYVDGTPTDCVHIAITGLLDEQPDIVVSGINAGPNLGDDVIYSGTVAAAMEGRFLGLPALAVSLAGSKKLRYYQTAAQVVKILLARLQTDNLPLPVDTILNINVPDCPWESLRGMQVTRLGSRHCSTPAIKSEDPHGNPIYWVGSSGPEQDAGPGTDFYAVNQSFVSITPLHVDLTLYAILPQLREWLERTQ